In Bos indicus isolate NIAB-ARS_2022 breed Sahiwal x Tharparkar chromosome 19, NIAB-ARS_B.indTharparkar_mat_pri_1.0, whole genome shotgun sequence, the following proteins share a genomic window:
- the NBR1 gene encoding next to BRCA1 gene 1 protein isoform X4 has product MEPQVTLNVTFKNETQSFLVSDPENTTWADVEAMVKVSFDLNTVQIKYLDEENEEVSINSQGEYEEALKMAVKQGNQLQMQVHEGCRVGEEAPPPTGTEKRLVARTGKKPLAHYSSLVRVLGSDMKTPEDPATQQLPPAPHNPDQPQDKPPDWFTSYLETFREQVVKETVEKLEQKLHEKLVLQHPSLGSCPSEVSMPVSEETLFLPENQFSWHIACSSCQRSIVGVRYQCSLCPSYNICEDCESGPYAHDSNHVLLKLRRPVVGSSEPFSHSRFSTPRLPAALEQARLPLQPCAPVMPTLSAAFVDENLPDGTHLQPGTKFIKHWRMKNTGNVKWSTDTKLKFMWGNLTLASTEKKDVLVPCLKAGHVGVVSVEFIAPTLEGTYTSHWRLSHKGQQFGPRVWCSIIVDPFPSTESPDNSEKSMISSSRGDELPCQQEEAFLAKEEILPGETTEQTEGPGTRIPQKAKNAPSKRELYIPSVDLLTAQDLLSFELLDINIVQELERVPHNTPVDMTPCMSPLPHDSPLIEKPGLGQIQEESEGAGFKALPDSTVSVKKKAENVSSMEEPEDDLSGTQFVCETVIRSLTLDAAPDHKPPWRQKSPQRAELQLYATEEQQPTVLPGFCSKESSLKFASPEEGPLADEREEIVQIAEEEAIVEEEDELKDEVRSQSSASSEDYIIILPECFDTSRPLGDSMYSSALSQPGLERGAEGEPGIEAGQEPVEAGERPLGGDNQPQGHNINDILMTSQTLDTVPLTPEVVGLPPQLPRSPPSAQHHGSPGVDLPVTAPEVSSVPGQIREELRGPSGLVNSRPKSYDHSRHHHHHHGNSIAGGLVKGALSVAASAYKALFAGPPVTAQPIVSEDQTAALMAHLFEMGFCDRQLNLRLLKKHNYNILQVVTELLQVNNNDWYSHRY; this is encoded by the exons ATGGAACCACAGGTTACACtaaatgtgacttttaaaaatgaaactcaaaGCTTTCTAGTTTCTGACCCAGAAAATACAACTTGGGCTGATGTGGAAGCTATG GTAAAAGTTTCGTTTGATCTGAACActgttcaaataaaatatttggatgaggaaaatgaagag GTATCCATCAACAGTCAAG GAGAATATGAAGAAGCACTTAAG ATGGCAGTTAAGCAGGGAAACCAGCTGCAGATGCAAGTCCATGAAGGGTGTCGTGTTGGCGAAGAAGCCCCACCTCCCACTGGAACAGAAAAACGACTAGTTGCTAGGACAGGAAAGAAGCCACTTGCACATTATTCTTCACTGGTGAGAGTCTTGGGGTCAGACATGAAGACCCCAGAGGATCCTGCAACGCAG CAGCTTCCACCTGCTCCACATAATCCAGACCAGCCTCAAGACAAGCCCCCTGACTGGTTCACAAGCTACCTAGAGACA TTCAGAGAGCAAGTGGTTAAAGAAACGGTTGAAAAGCTTGAACAGAAATTACATGAGAAGCTTGTCCTCCAGCATCCATCCTTAGGTTCGTGTCCCTCAGAAGTTTCAATGCCTGTTTCAGAGGAAACACTGTTTTTGCCAGAAAACCAGTTCAGCTGGCATATTGCTTGTAGCAGCTGCCAAAGGAGTATCGTGGGTGTGCGCTACCAGTGCAG CCTCTGCCCATCCTACAATATCTGCGAAGATTGTGAATCAGGGCCGTATGCCCATGACTCCAATCATGTCCTGCTGAAGTTGCGGAGACCTGTTGTGGGTTCTTCTGAACCGTTTTCTCACTCGAGGTTCTCTACTCCTCGTCTTCCTGCTGCTCTGGAACAGGCCAG GCTCCCTCTGCAACCCTGTGCCCCAGTTATGCCAACACTCAGTGCAGCGTTTGTGGATGAGAATTTGCCTGATGGGACTCATCTCCAGCCAGGAACCAAGTTTATCAAACACTGGAGGATGAAAAATACAGGAAATGTCAAGTGGAGCACAGACACAAAG CTCAAGTTCATGTGGGGAAACCTGACTTTGGCTTCTACCGAAAAGAAGGATGTTTTGGTTCCCTGCCTAAAGGCTGGCCATGTGGGAGTCGTGTCTGTGGAGTTCATTGCCCCAACCTTGGAGGGGACATACACTTCCCATTGGCGTCTTTCTCACAAAGGCCAGCAGTTCGGGCCTCGGGTCTGGTGCAGCATCATAGTGGATCCTTTCCCCTCCACAGAGAGCCCAGATAACAGTGAAAAGAGCATGATCAGCTCAAGCAGAGGTGATGAACTCCCCTGCCAGCAAGAG GAAGCTTTTCTGGctaaagaagaaattctgcctgGTGAAACAACTGAGCAGACAGAAGGGCCAGGAACCCGCATCCCACAGAAGGCAAAGAATGCTCCCAGCAAGAGGGAGCTCTACATCCCATCTGTGGATCTTCTGACTGCCCAG gATCTGCTGTCCTTTGAGCTACTGGATATAAATATTGTCCAAGAGTTGGAGAGAGTGCCCCACAACACTCCTGTGG ATATGACTCCCTGCATGTCTCCTCTGCCACATGACAGTCCTTTAATAGAGAAGCCAGGCTTGGGGCAGATACAGGAAGAAAGTGAAGGGGCGGGATTTAAAGCACTTCCTG ATTCCACAGTGTCAGTAAAGAAAAAGGCTGAGAACGTTTCTTCCATGGAGGAACCAGAAGATGATTTGAGTGGGACCCAGTTCGTGTGTGAGACTGTCATCCGATCCCTTACGTTGGATGCCGCCCCGGATCACAAACCACCTTGGAGACAGAAGTCCCCGCAGA GGGCTGAATTACAGCTGTACGCCACAGAGGAACAGCAGCCAACTGTGCTGCCTGGGTTCTGCAGTAAGGAGTCTTCGT TGAAATTTGCCTCACCTGAAGAGGGACCACTTGCAGACGAGAGGGAGGAGATTGTCCAAATTGCTGAAGAAGAGGCTATTGTGGAGGAAGAGGATGAGCTCAAAGATGAAGTTCGGAGTCAGTCCTCTGCTTCTTCAGAGGACTATATCATCATCCTGCCTGAGTGCTTTGACACCAGCCGCCCCCTGGGGGACTCCATGTACAGCTCTGCGCTCTCACAGCCAGGCCTGGAGCGAGGGGCTGAAGGAGAGCCTGGGATTGAGGCTGGGCAGGAACCAGTTGAGGCTGGGGAGAGACCCCTTGGAGGGGACAACCAGCCACAGGGGCACAACATCAATGACATCCTTATGACCTCACAGACTCTGGACACAGTGCCCCTAACCCCAGAGGTGGTGGGGCTTCCACCACAGCTGCCCAG GAGTCCTCCCAGTGCACAGCATCATGGTTCCCCAGGAGTGGATTTACCAGTTACCGCACCAGAAGTttcttcagtccctggtcagatcAGAGAAG AGCTCAGAGGCCCCTCAGGACTTGTAAACAGCAGACCGAAGAGCTATGACCACTCAAG gcaccaccaccaccatcacggGAACAGCATTGCTGGAGGACTGGTAAAGGGGGCTTTGTCTGTTGCTGCCTCTGCATACAAGGCCTTGTTTGCTGGACCACCAGTCACCGCACAG CCAATAGTTTCTGAAGATCAGACAGCAGCCCTGATGGCCCATCTCTTTGAAATGGGATTCTGTGACAGGCAGTTGAACCTAAGGCTGCTGAAGAAACACAATTACAACATCCTGCAGGTGGTGACAGAACTCCTTCAGGTCAACAACAACGACTGGTACAGCCACCGCTACTGA